A section of the Pygocentrus nattereri isolate fPygNat1 chromosome 18, fPygNat1.pri, whole genome shotgun sequence genome encodes:
- the LOC108439222 gene encoding olfactory receptor 1F1-like, with amino-acid sequence MTSLVSLENATLIHPPLFYISGLYNMPYAKYYYMFLCFIYTVTILGNFLIMGTIYLAHALHTAKYIVVFNLALSDLCGSSSIIPKYADMFLLENQYISYKDCLTSMFFVFLFMTMQSFTLLTLAFDRVIAICFPLRYHAIVTKTTMTLIIGAMWLFSVSLITILVALITRLSFCRSITIDSYFCDHGPTYRLACNDNFPNIIMAYVYVAVVLFIPLMLIALSYVCIGVALCKISHGAERIKAMKTCTSHLILVGMFYLPVTTVYFTARTTSVHPNTRIINSVLTQTIPPMLNPIIYTLKTEEVLQSIKVLYKRVKVNFAMEDPVKSIAIN; translated from the coding sequence ATGACATCTTTGGTATCCCTTGAAAATGCAACACTTATTCACCCCCCTCTATTTTACATCAGTGGATTGTACAACATGCCATATGCAAAGTATTACTATATGTTTTTATGCTTTATATATACTGTGACTATTTTAGGGAATTTTCTTATAATGGGTACGATATATCTGGCACATGCTCTACACACAGCAAAGTATATAGTTGTTTTCAACTTGGCCTTGTCTGATCTGTGTGGAAGCTCTTCTATTATTCCTAAGTATGCAGACATGTTTCTGCTTGAGAACCAGTATATATCTTACAAAGACTGTCTGAcaagcatgttttttgtttttctttttatgacCATGCAGTCCTTTACTCTGCTTACTTTGGCCTTTGACAGAGTAATTGCTATATGTTTTCCTCTGAGGTATCATGCTATTGTCACCAAAACCACAATGACTCTGATCATTGGTGCTATGTGgcttttctctgtatctttaatTACCATCCTTGTGGCTCTGATTACCAGACTGTCTTTCTGTAGGTCTATCACAATTGACAGCTATTTCTGTGATCATggtcccacctacagactaGCCTGTAATGATAATTTTCCTAATATCATAATGGCCTATGTCTATGTTGCTGTTGTGCTTTTTATTCCATTGATGCTAATAGCTCTCTCATATGTTTGTATTGGTGTTGCTCTGTGTAAGATTTCACATGGTGCTGAGCGAATCAAAGCTATGAAAACCTGCACTTCCCACCTCATATTAGTGGGCATGTTTTATCTACCAGTGAccactgtttattttactgctcGTACAACATCTGTACATCCAAATACTAGAATAATCAACTCAGTCCTAACACAAACAATTCCACCCATGTTAAACCCCATCATATATACTTTAAAGACAGAGGAGGTATTGCAGTCTATTAAAGTACTCTACAAACGGGTCAAGGTGAACTTTGCAATGGAAGATCCTGTGAAAAGTATAgcaattaattaa
- the LOC108439221 gene encoding olfactory receptor 1571-like: MTSVVSLENATLLHPPLFYINGLYNMPYAKYYYMFLCFIYTVTILGNFLIMGTIYLAHALHTAKYIAVFNLALSDLCGSSSIIPKYADMFLLDNQYISYKDCLTSMFFVFLFMTMQSYTLLALAFDRVIAICFPLRYHTIVTKTTMTLIIGAMWLFSVSLITMLVALITRLSFCRSITIDSYFCDHGPTYRLACNDTLPNIIMAYVYAAVVLFIPLMLIAVSYVCIGVALCKISHGAERIKAMKTCTSHLTLVAMFYLPIFSVYITARATYIHPNARIINSILTQTIPPMLNPIIYTLKTEEVLQSIKVLYKRVKVNFAVEEPVKSIATN, translated from the coding sequence ATGACATCTGTGGTGTCCCTTGAAAATGCAACACTCCTTCACCCCCCTCTATTTTATATCAATGGATTGTACAACATGCCGTATGCAAAGTATTACTATATGTTTTTATGCTTTATATATACTGTGACTATTTTAGGGAATTTTCTTATAATGGGTACGATATATCTGGCACATGCTCTACACACAGCAAAGTATATAGCTGTTTTCAACTTGGCCTTGTCTGATCTGTGTGGAAGCTCTTCTATTATTCCTAAATATGCAGACATGTTTCTGCTTGATAACCAGTATATATCTTACAAAGACTGTCTGAcaagcatgttttttgtttttctttttatgacCATGCAGTCATATACTCTGCTTGCTTTGGCCTTTGACAGAGTAATTGCTATATGTTTTCCTCTGAGGTATCATACTATTGTCACCAAAACCACAATGACTCTGATCATTGGTGCTATGTGgcttttctctgtatctctaatTACCATGCTTGTGGCTCTGATTACCAGACTGTCTTTCTGTAGGTCTATCACAATTGACAGCTATTTCTGTGATCATggtcccacctacagactaGCCTGTAATGATACTCTTCCTAACATCATAATGGCCTATGTCTACGCTGCTGTAGTGCTTTTCATTCCATTGATGCTAATAGCTGTTTCATATGTTTGTATTGGTGTTGCTCTGTGTAAGATCTCACATGGTGCTGAGCGAATCAAAGCTATGAAAACCTGTACTTCCCACCTCACATTAGTGGCCATGTTTTATCTGCCAATCTTCAGTGTTTATATTACTGCTCGTGCAACATACATACATCCAAATGCTAGAATAATCAACTCTATCCTAACACAAACAATTCCACCCATGTTAAACCCCATCATATATACTCTGAAGACAGAGGAGGTATTGCAGTCTATTAAAGTACTCTACAAACGAGTCAAGGTGAACTTTGCCGTGGAAGAACCTGTGAAAAGCATtgcaacaaattaa